From a single Oceanobacillus kimchii X50 genomic region:
- the araA gene encoding L-arabinose isomerase — MLAIKPYTFWFVTGSQSLYGEETLQEVKENSKQIVKAINGNLPFNIEFKAVVTTATEIQQVVREANTNGNCGGLITWMHTFSPAKSWIAGLKELQTPLLHLHTQYHKEIPWDSIDMDFMNTNQAAHGDREFGFMVSRLAIPRKVVVGHWENKQVSQKISNWMYSAVAVSEGTSIRVARFGDNMRNVAVTDGDKIEAHIKFGWTVDYYGIGDLVAEIESITEDQIDDLYEEYKQLYEFPSDIDTNISAQESILYQAKIELGLKSFLEKGNYTAFTTNFEDLHGMKQLPGLAAQRLMAEGYGFAGEGDWRTAALLRLMKIISSNKNTSFMEDYTYHLEEGNEMILGSHMLEVCPTVAANKPKIVVNPLSMGDREDPARLVFDGKSGDAVNVSLVEMGGRYRLIINEIKAERPEHHTPHLPVAKVLWKPEPSFSEATEAWIYAGGAHHTVLSFEVTTEQLYDFAEMTNIECIVIDKDTKLRDLRNELKWNEATYRS, encoded by the coding sequence ATGTTAGCAATTAAACCGTACACATTTTGGTTTGTAACAGGAAGCCAATCCTTATATGGAGAAGAAACGTTACAAGAGGTAAAGGAAAACTCGAAGCAAATTGTCAAGGCAATTAATGGAAACTTACCGTTTAATATTGAATTTAAAGCAGTGGTCACTACTGCCACTGAGATTCAACAAGTAGTAAGAGAAGCAAACACTAATGGGAACTGCGGGGGACTAATAACCTGGATGCATACGTTCTCCCCTGCGAAATCATGGATTGCTGGTTTAAAAGAGTTACAAACGCCTTTACTGCACCTTCATACGCAATACCATAAAGAAATTCCTTGGGATTCCATAGATATGGACTTTATGAATACAAACCAAGCTGCACATGGGGATCGTGAATTCGGTTTTATGGTATCTCGATTAGCGATTCCTAGAAAAGTTGTAGTTGGTCATTGGGAAAACAAACAGGTTAGTCAAAAGATTTCTAATTGGATGTACAGTGCAGTAGCAGTATCAGAGGGTACATCAATTCGAGTGGCTAGATTTGGAGATAACATGCGTAATGTTGCCGTGACGGATGGTGATAAGATTGAAGCTCATATCAAATTTGGTTGGACGGTAGATTATTATGGTATTGGTGACTTAGTAGCTGAAATAGAGTCGATCACAGAAGATCAAATTGATGATTTATATGAAGAATATAAGCAGCTATATGAATTTCCATCTGACATTGATACAAATATCTCTGCTCAAGAATCCATACTATATCAAGCAAAAATCGAGCTTGGGTTGAAATCATTTCTAGAAAAAGGAAACTATACTGCATTCACTACGAATTTTGAGGATCTGCATGGAATGAAACAACTTCCTGGTCTTGCAGCTCAACGTTTAATGGCAGAAGGATATGGATTTGCTGGAGAAGGTGATTGGAGAACAGCGGCATTACTACGTTTGATGAAGATTATCTCAAGCAATAAGAATACTTCGTTTATGGAGGACTATACTTATCATTTAGAAGAAGGAAATGAAATGATATTAGGCTCCCATATGTTGGAGGTTTGTCCTACAGTAGCAGCTAATAAGCCCAAAATTGTAGTAAATCCACTATCCATGGGAGATAGAGAAGATCCAGCACGATTAGTATTTGATGGGAAATCAGGAGATGCAGTGAATGTATCTTTGGTTGAGATGGGAGGGCGTTATCGATTAATTATTAATGAAATTAAAGCCGAACGTCCTGAACATCATACACCACATTTACCTGTAGCAAAAGTGTTATGGAAACCAGAACCTTCATTTAGTGAAGCAACTGAAGCTTGGATCTATGCAGGCGGTGCGCATCATACAGTATTGTCATTCGAAGTTACGACTGAACAATTGTATGATTTTGCAGAGATGACGAATATAGAGTGCATTGTTATTGATAAGGATACGAAACTGAGAGATTTAAGAAATGAATTGAAATGGAATGAAGCAACATATCGTTCTTAA
- a CDS encoding long-chain-fatty-acid--CoA ligase codes for MDRPWVKHIPEGNPTNVQIPEISLQELLLKSVETYSDKVAMTFFDQTYTYQQLEKMIYTVASSLYNLGIEKGDRIALMLPNCPQYPISYFATLLCGGIIVQINPMYKSNELLHVLNDSGAKVIICLDSLLPIVDEVKDQTDLLSIIPVSFENDSKFNELLIDKGYKLPEISIDPIDDIAVLQYTGGTTGRSKGVMLTHYNLVANTIQSYGTSQINIKTGEEKVLTISPLFHVYGMTSCMNFTFFIGGNLILVPRFEVEQTVEIIEKVKPSLFMGVPTMFIALLNYYHEEKQFDLSCLRTCSSGSAPLPVEIINQFNNVSGSNVAEGFGLSEASPVTHRNPVEGLQKPGSIGIPIPNTDSKIVDLATGEETLSNGEVGELVIKGPQVMKGYWRMEDETNQVLRNGWLYTGDLAKMDDDGFFYITGRKKELIIASGYNIYPVEIEDVIYQHPSVLEVAIIGVPDKYRGETVKAFVVLKSNATLTEDDLIQYCRDRLASFKVPRSVEFLQELPKTAVGKILKRKLKEQFS; via the coding sequence ATGGATAGACCATGGGTAAAACATATTCCAGAAGGAAATCCAACCAATGTCCAAATACCAGAAATCTCACTTCAAGAGCTACTCTTGAAATCTGTGGAAACTTACTCAGACAAGGTAGCAATGACTTTTTTTGATCAGACGTATACGTATCAGCAACTTGAAAAAATGATTTATACTGTAGCAAGTTCCCTCTATAATTTAGGCATCGAAAAAGGGGATCGGATAGCTTTAATGTTACCGAATTGTCCGCAATATCCGATTAGTTATTTTGCTACATTGCTCTGTGGTGGAATTATTGTTCAAATTAATCCGATGTATAAGTCTAATGAACTTTTACATGTATTAAATGACTCAGGAGCAAAAGTTATTATTTGTTTGGATAGTTTATTACCTATAGTAGACGAAGTTAAGGATCAAACCGATTTATTAAGTATTATCCCAGTTTCTTTTGAAAACGATTCCAAATTTAATGAATTGCTAATAGATAAGGGATATAAATTACCAGAGATCTCGATTGATCCGATCGATGATATTGCTGTCTTGCAATATACTGGAGGAACTACTGGGCGATCAAAAGGAGTTATGCTAACTCATTATAATTTGGTTGCTAATACGATACAAAGTTACGGTACTTCGCAAATTAACATAAAGACAGGAGAAGAAAAGGTTCTCACAATATCACCTTTATTTCATGTTTATGGAATGACTAGTTGTATGAATTTTACCTTTTTTATTGGGGGAAATTTAATTCTAGTTCCAAGGTTTGAGGTTGAACAAACGGTGGAGATTATTGAGAAAGTGAAGCCTAGCTTATTTATGGGTGTACCGACGATGTTTATTGCTCTATTAAATTATTATCATGAAGAGAAGCAATTTGATTTAAGTTGTTTAAGAACATGTTCAAGTGGATCTGCCCCGCTACCAGTTGAAATTATAAATCAATTTAATAATGTAAGTGGATCTAATGTTGCTGAAGGATTTGGCTTGTCTGAAGCATCTCCAGTCACACATCGCAATCCTGTTGAGGGATTACAGAAACCAGGGAGTATTGGCATACCTATACCAAATACAGATTCTAAAATAGTCGATTTAGCAACTGGAGAAGAGACATTATCGAATGGGGAAGTGGGAGAGCTAGTAATTAAAGGGCCTCAAGTAATGAAAGGTTATTGGAGAATGGAAGATGAAACGAATCAAGTGCTTAGAAATGGATGGTTATATACTGGAGATTTAGCAAAGATGGATGATGATGGGTTCTTCTATATAACTGGAAGGAAGAAAGAGCTAATAATTGCAAGCGGTTACAATATATATCCTGTTGAAATTGAGGATGTGATCTATCAACATCCAAGTGTACTGGAAGTTGCTATTATTGGGGTGCCTGATAAATATCGAGGAGAAACAGTAAAAGCATTTGTCGTATTAAAAAGTAACGCAACACTAACAGAGGATGATCTAATACAGTATTGTCGAGATAGATTAGCTTCATTTAAAGTACCTCGATCGGTTGAATTTTTGCAAGAGCTACCAAAGACAGCTGTCGGAAAAATTCTAAAAAGAAAGCTAAAAGAACAATTTAGTTAA